The Chitinophagales bacterium genome contains a region encoding:
- a CDS encoding acetyl-CoA C-acyltransferase, producing MSKKVVFIDGVRTPFLRSNTDYQDLMSYELGKFAIKGLLHKTGIDPNIIDTVIMGTVISNVRTSNVARESALTAGVPTHVPCHTVTQACISANQAVASGINAVMNGQADVFIAGGTDNVSDVPIQFKKKMRKKLMAAQKLKGPGDILKFVLSLRPGDFVPDAPQVAEFITGRTMGQDCQLMADRLEVSREEQDEFAARSHQLAGKNKDKLAREIVPVEISPKFKAITEDNGVRGDTTVEKISKLKPAFSKPHGTLTAANSSFLTDGATAGLFMTEEKAKELGLKPKAYVHDFCFSAQRLDDELLLGPTYATSKLLKKTNLQLSDIDVFEFHEAFAGQIMSNLKCLASDTFAKENLGRDKAVGEIPMDKFNLWGGSLSIGHPFGATGVRLVTTAANRLIEENGKYALLAACAAGAHGHAMILEKYPE from the coding sequence ATGAGTAAAAAAGTAGTATTTATAGATGGAGTGCGTACACCATTTCTGCGCTCTAACACAGATTACCAAGACCTAATGTCCTATGAGCTGGGCAAATTCGCCATTAAAGGGCTATTGCACAAAACGGGCATAGATCCCAATATTATTGACACCGTAATTATGGGAACGGTGATTTCCAATGTAAGAACCAGCAATGTGGCGCGCGAATCTGCTCTCACAGCAGGCGTTCCCACACATGTGCCCTGCCATACCGTAACCCAGGCCTGTATTTCTGCCAATCAGGCGGTGGCAAGTGGCATCAATGCAGTAATGAACGGACAGGCTGACGTTTTTATAGCCGGGGGAACAGACAATGTAAGCGATGTTCCCATTCAATTTAAGAAGAAAATGCGCAAAAAATTAATGGCCGCACAAAAGCTTAAAGGCCCTGGCGATATTTTAAAATTTGTCTTGTCGCTGCGTCCCGGAGATTTTGTGCCCGATGCACCACAGGTTGCCGAGTTTATTACCGGTCGCACTATGGGGCAGGATTGTCAGTTGATGGCCGACCGTCTTGAAGTCAGCAGGGAGGAACAGGATGAATTTGCCGCCCGTTCGCATCAGTTGGCAGGAAAAAACAAAGACAAGCTGGCCAGGGAAATCGTACCTGTAGAAATTTCCCCGAAATTCAAAGCCATTACGGAAGACAATGGCGTGCGTGGTGATACTACGGTAGAAAAAATCAGCAAACTGAAACCCGCTTTTTCAAAACCACATGGAACACTTACTGCGGCCAATTCATCTTTCTTAACCGATGGTGCAACAGCAGGACTATTTATGACCGAGGAAAAAGCCAAGGAATTGGGACTCAAACCCAAAGCCTATGTGCATGATTTCTGTTTTTCAGCACAGCGATTGGATGACGAACTCTTGCTCGGCCCAACATATGCCACTTCTAAGTTGCTTAAAAAAACCAATCTGCAGCTTTCTGATATTGATGTTTTTGAATTTCACGAAGCTTTTGCCGGACAAATTATGAGCAATCTAAAATGCCTGGCTTCTGATACTTTTGCCAAGGAAAACCTGGGCAGGGACAAAGCCGTGGGTGAAATTCCAATGGACAAATTCAATCTTTGGGGTGGATCACTTTCCATTGGGCATCCATTTGGTGCAACGGGAGTACGGCTTGTAACCACCGCTGCCAATCGCTTGATAGAAGAAAATGGAAAATACGCCCTACTGGCTGCCTGCGCTGCCGGAGCACATGGGCATGCAATGATTTTGGAAAAATACCCCGAATAA
- a CDS encoding four helix bundle protein, with the protein MENLPNSPKKKKFFDLEERTFLFAKNVRAFTKKLPRTIENVEDIRQLVKASGSQGANYIEANEALSKKDFLMRIKICRKEAKESTFFLKLVDTNNDKELEEERMTLIKESIELTKIFGAIVTKSQ; encoded by the coding sequence ATGGAAAATTTACCAAACAGTCCTAAGAAAAAGAAATTCTTCGATTTAGAAGAGCGTACTTTTCTGTTTGCTAAAAATGTAAGGGCATTCACGAAAAAACTTCCAAGGACAATTGAAAACGTTGAGGATATTAGGCAGTTGGTAAAAGCATCAGGATCTCAAGGCGCAAACTATATTGAAGCAAACGAAGCTTTGAGCAAAAAGGATTTTCTAATGCGTATTAAAATATGTAGGAAAGAGGCAAAAGAAAGTACTTTTTTTCTAAAGTTAGTGGATACTAACAACGACAAAGAATTAGAAGAAGAAAGAATGACATTGATTAAAGAGTCGATTGAATTAACCAAGATATTTGGTGCAATCGTCACAAAATCACAGTAA